The proteins below come from a single Agrococcus beijingensis genomic window:
- a CDS encoding nitroreductase/quinone reductase family protein, with protein MRRPIRRMLRRLLAPVSRTRAFRRVGPRALPVAERWLARLTGGRLVVSGTLVPSLVLHTTGAKSGLPRTSELMYTPDGQGGAIVAGTSFARERHPAWTANLAADPDAEAVVRGLRYPVFAQRIRDSERDATWALLERQWPGYRQYERDSGRTVRLFRLTTDAVPSPFTDRLRRGGCRRGAGRLPWRASASPCAVGQTVRMRILIAGATSALGHATASALLEAGHHVIAVGSDADRLGLVDASEHFACDLTDPEAVAELAVAVGELDGLVHLVGGWRGGGGLAGQSDADWAWLEARVLTTLRNTTRAFAPAIGRSSAGVIAIVSSKGVDRPTAGNANYVALKAAAEAWVAAVGHELRATPARTVVKRVKALVSDADRAAQPDRDFAGSTDVADLAAELAAEFAA; from the coding sequence ATGCGCCGACCGATCCGCCGGATGCTGCGCCGGCTGCTGGCGCCCGTGTCGCGCACGCGCGCGTTCCGGCGCGTCGGGCCGCGGGCGCTGCCGGTCGCCGAGCGGTGGCTCGCGCGGCTCACCGGCGGGCGGCTGGTCGTCTCGGGGACCCTCGTACCGTCGCTCGTGCTGCACACCACCGGCGCGAAGAGCGGACTGCCGCGCACCAGCGAGCTGATGTACACGCCAGACGGGCAGGGCGGCGCGATCGTCGCCGGCACCAGCTTCGCGCGCGAGCGCCACCCGGCCTGGACCGCCAACCTCGCCGCCGACCCCGATGCGGAGGCGGTCGTGCGGGGGCTGCGGTACCCGGTGTTCGCGCAGCGCATCCGCGACTCCGAGCGCGATGCGACCTGGGCGCTGCTCGAGCGGCAGTGGCCCGGCTACCGCCAGTACGAGCGCGATTCAGGTCGCACGGTGCGGCTGTTCCGGCTGACGACGGATGCGGTCCCGTCGCCGTTCACCGACCGGCTGAGGCGCGGCGGCTGCAGGCGCGGGGCTGGCAGGCTTCCGTGGCGGGCGAGCGCCAGCCCGTGCGCGGTGGGCCAGACTGTGCGCATGCGCATCCTCATCGCCGGCGCCACGAGCGCGCTCGGGCACGCCACCGCATCCGCTCTGCTCGAAGCGGGGCACCACGTCATCGCCGTCGGCTCGGATGCCGACCGCCTGGGGCTCGTGGATGCGTCGGAGCACTTCGCGTGCGACCTCACCGACCCAGAGGCGGTCGCCGAGCTGGCCGTGGCGGTCGGCGAGCTCGACGGGCTCGTGCACCTCGTCGGCGGCTGGCGCGGCGGCGGCGGGCTGGCCGGGCAGTCGGACGCCGACTGGGCCTGGCTCGAGGCTCGCGTGCTGACCACGCTGCGGAACACCACGCGCGCGTTCGCGCCGGCGATCGGCCGCTCATCAGCGGGCGTCATCGCGATCGTCTCGTCGAAGGGCGTCGATCGGCCGACCGCGGGCAACGCCAACTACGTCGCCCTGAAGGCGGCGGCCGAGGCGTGGGTCGCGGCGGTTGGCCACGAGCTGCGCGCGACGCCCGCCCGCACGGTCGTGAAGCGCGTGAAGGCGCTGGTCTCCGATGCCGACCGGGCCGCGCAGCCCGACCGCGACTTCGCCGGCTCGACCGATGTCGCCGACCTCGCGGCCGAACTCGCCGCCGAATTCGCCGCCTGA
- a CDS encoding nitroreductase family deazaflavin-dependent oxidoreductase: MPLDGEYEPSTSDWARKQAEAFEASNGAEANTLQGMPIILLTSVGAKSGKLRKTALMRVEHDGEYAVVASLGGAPKHPVWYFNLKAQPHVELQDGAEKHDYEARELEPGAERDAWWERAVAAFPPYADYQEKTERLIPVFVLTRRD; this comes from the coding sequence ATGCCACTGGACGGCGAGTACGAGCCCAGCACATCCGACTGGGCGCGCAAGCAGGCTGAGGCCTTCGAGGCCTCGAACGGAGCCGAGGCCAACACCCTGCAGGGCATGCCGATCATCCTGCTGACCTCGGTCGGCGCGAAGAGCGGCAAGCTGCGCAAGACCGCGCTCATGCGCGTCGAGCACGACGGGGAGTACGCGGTCGTGGCGTCGCTCGGCGGTGCCCCGAAGCATCCGGTCTGGTACTTCAACCTGAAGGCGCAGCCGCACGTCGAGTTGCAGGACGGCGCCGAGAAGCACGACTACGAGGCGCGCGAGCTCGAGCCGGGCGCGGAGCGCGACGCGTGGTGGGAGCGGGCGGTCGCCGCCTTCCCGCCCTACGCCGACTACCAGGAGAAGACCGAGCGCCTGATCCCGGTGTTCGTGCTCACCCGCCGCGACTGA
- a CDS encoding DEAD/DEAH box helicase, which produces MPLLDHTPSPWDPDEAFDAFAAWSAERGLPLYPAQEESLIEIVSGANLILSTPTGTGKSLVAMGAHFAALAQGQRSFYTAPIKALVSEKFFALVEVFGAENVGMVTGDSSVNADAPIICCTAEILANLALRNGERTEVGQVVMDEFHFYADPQRGWAWQVPLLTLPHVQFILMSATLGDVTRIADDLTKRTGRETALVTGVERPVPLSYEYAMTPVHETIEELLSTQRAPVYIVHFSQAAALERAQALTSGKITTREQRDEIAAAIGDFRFTTRFGQTLSRLVRSGIGVHHAGMLPKYRRLVEQLAQQGLLRVICGTDTLGVGINVPIRTVLLTGLTKFDGTRMRQLTAREFHQIAGRAGRAGYDTAGTVVAQAPEHEAENAKMLAKAGDDPKQRRKLVRKKAPEGFVSWGQPSFEKLINAEPEPLQSSMQVSHSMLLNVIGRGGDAFADVRQLIADSHEPWRGKLALERRALAIYRTLRTAGVVEQHPDPAGGHDRIRLTVELQPNFALNQPLSPFALAVIDVLDPDDPTHPLDVISVIESTLDDPRPILSQQQFLARGEAIGAMKAEGIEYDQRMELLEEVTHPKPLDELLTESLKFFAASQPWVSDFELSPKSVVRDMWERAMTFADYVQHYALAAREGLVLRYLSDAYRAIRQTVPADAKTEELLDLIEWLGEVVRQVDSSLLDEWEELMHPTAPGEAPVLPPPPPSVVANPRAFRVLVRNEMFRRVQLAALDKHDELGELDAEAGFDADAWGDALDAYYEEHASIGTGADARSSRMLDIDEGHAEWSVQQILADPAGDHDWRIWATIDLHASADAGRAVVRVTRVGRL; this is translated from the coding sequence ATGCCCCTCCTCGACCACACCCCGTCCCCCTGGGACCCCGACGAAGCGTTCGACGCGTTCGCCGCCTGGTCCGCCGAGCGCGGGCTGCCGCTCTACCCGGCGCAGGAGGAGTCGCTGATCGAGATCGTCAGCGGCGCGAACCTGATCCTCTCGACGCCCACCGGCACCGGCAAGTCGCTGGTCGCGATGGGCGCCCACTTCGCCGCCCTGGCGCAGGGGCAGCGAAGCTTCTACACGGCGCCGATCAAGGCGCTCGTGAGCGAGAAGTTCTTCGCGCTCGTCGAGGTGTTCGGCGCCGAGAACGTCGGCATGGTCACCGGCGACTCGTCGGTCAACGCCGACGCCCCAATCATCTGCTGCACCGCCGAGATCCTCGCCAACCTGGCCCTCCGCAACGGCGAGCGCACCGAGGTCGGCCAGGTCGTGATGGACGAGTTCCACTTCTACGCCGACCCCCAGCGCGGCTGGGCGTGGCAGGTGCCGCTGCTGACGCTGCCGCACGTGCAGTTCATCCTGATGTCGGCGACGCTCGGCGACGTCACCCGCATCGCTGACGACCTGACGAAGCGCACCGGCCGCGAGACCGCGCTCGTCACCGGCGTCGAGCGCCCCGTGCCGCTCAGCTACGAGTACGCGATGACGCCCGTGCACGAGACGATCGAAGAGCTGCTGAGCACCCAGCGCGCCCCCGTCTACATCGTGCACTTCTCGCAGGCCGCCGCGCTCGAGCGGGCGCAGGCGCTCACCTCGGGCAAGATCACCACCCGCGAGCAGCGCGACGAGATCGCCGCCGCGATCGGCGACTTCCGCTTCACCACCCGCTTCGGCCAGACCCTCTCGCGACTGGTGCGCAGCGGCATCGGCGTGCACCACGCGGGCATGCTGCCGAAGTACCGCCGGCTCGTCGAGCAGCTCGCGCAGCAGGGGCTGCTGCGCGTCATCTGCGGCACCGACACCCTCGGCGTCGGCATCAACGTGCCCATCCGCACGGTGCTGCTCACGGGCCTGACGAAGTTCGACGGCACACGGATGCGTCAGCTCACGGCGCGCGAGTTCCACCAGATCGCGGGGCGCGCGGGTCGGGCGGGCTACGACACCGCCGGCACGGTGGTGGCACAGGCACCTGAGCACGAGGCCGAGAACGCGAAGATGCTGGCGAAGGCCGGTGACGACCCGAAGCAGCGCCGCAAGCTGGTGCGGAAGAAGGCGCCCGAGGGCTTCGTCTCGTGGGGGCAGCCGTCGTTCGAGAAGCTCATCAACGCCGAGCCGGAGCCGCTGCAGTCGAGCATGCAGGTGAGCCACTCGATGCTGCTCAACGTGATCGGCCGCGGCGGCGACGCCTTCGCCGACGTGCGGCAGCTGATCGCCGACTCCCACGAGCCGTGGCGCGGCAAGCTGGCGCTCGAGCGGCGGGCGCTCGCGATCTACCGCACGCTCCGCACCGCTGGCGTCGTCGAGCAGCACCCCGATCCGGCCGGCGGCCACGACCGCATCCGCCTGACGGTCGAATTGCAGCCGAACTTCGCGCTCAACCAGCCGCTCTCCCCGTTCGCACTCGCGGTCATCGACGTGCTCGACCCGGACGACCCGACGCATCCGCTCGATGTCATCTCGGTGATCGAGTCGACGCTCGACGACCCGCGGCCGATCCTGTCGCAGCAGCAGTTCCTGGCGCGGGGCGAGGCGATCGGCGCGATGAAGGCCGAGGGCATCGAGTACGACCAGCGCATGGAGCTGCTCGAGGAGGTCACGCACCCGAAGCCGCTCGACGAGCTGCTCACCGAGTCGCTGAAGTTCTTCGCAGCGTCGCAGCCGTGGGTGAGCGACTTCGAGCTGTCGCCGAAGTCGGTCGTGCGCGACATGTGGGAGCGGGCGATGACCTTCGCCGACTACGTGCAGCACTACGCGCTCGCGGCGCGCGAGGGGCTCGTGCTGCGCTACCTGTCGGATGCCTACCGGGCGATCCGGCAGACAGTGCCGGCCGACGCGAAGACCGAGGAGCTGCTCGACCTCATCGAGTGGCTCGGCGAAGTCGTGCGGCAGGTCGACTCGAGCCTGCTCGACGAGTGGGAGGAGCTCATGCACCCCACGGCTCCCGGCGAGGCGCCGGTGCTGCCGCCCCCGCCGCCCTCGGTGGTCGCGAATCCGCGGGCGTTCAGGGTGCTGGTGCGCAACGAGATGTTCCGGCGGGTGCAGCTGGCGGCGCTCGACAAGCACGACGAGCTCGGCGAGCTCGACGCCGAGGCCGGCTTCGACGCCGACGCCTGGGGCGACGCGCTCGACGCGTACTACGAGGAGCACGCGTCGATCGGCACCGGCGCCGACGCCCGCAGCTCGCGCATGCTCGACATCGACGAGGGTCACGCCGAGTGGTCGGTGCAGCAGATCCTCGCCGACCCGGCGGGCGACCACGACTGGCGCATCTGGGCGACCATCGACCTGCATGCGTCGGCGGATGCGGGGCGTGCGGTCGTGCGCGTCACCCGCGTCGGTCGCCTGTAG